Proteins encoded together in one Deinococcus irradiatisoli window:
- a CDS encoding S8 family peptidase, which translates to MRKSTMGVCAGLALSTMLLLGGCGQSDLQAPKAAQATRYEYNATVTISPGDTQAGIEQRYGGAALVWQPEAGFAVLGLHHKPAGGQLSALDLTGEPLAVAANLDVFGADGTSSAWSGKAVQSVQLEGAGRAYVWSGGRAYVWSGGNGVVGGIPENSEAWNQIGLPVAWAAAPKLGEGIKVAVIDTGIDLQHEMFQGSLVGPQDQWDFVNNDPVPQEEGSFSDEAFGHGTNVASIVLQIAPHAKIMPLRVLTPNGGGDETTVAQAINFAVAHGARVINLSLGSVTKSDTIKRMVDYAASKGVAVIASSGNTGNERITFPAQDASGKYMMAVGSVDHSDKKSDFSTYGDRIGVMAPGEVVWGPVPGNLFSYWSGTSMAAPMVAGSFALALGQTLKAGIKPEDLMELMRRNAQDVRELNKSYGYGDKVKRRLDVGSFILAATQP; encoded by the coding sequence ATGAGGAAATCAACCATGGGGGTGTGTGCCGGGCTGGCCCTGAGCACCATGCTGCTGCTCGGCGGCTGCGGGCAGTCGGACCTGCAGGCGCCGAAGGCGGCCCAGGCCACGCGCTACGAGTACAACGCCACCGTGACCATCTCGCCCGGCGATACCCAGGCCGGCATCGAGCAGCGTTACGGCGGCGCGGCGCTGGTGTGGCAACCCGAAGCCGGATTCGCGGTGCTGGGGCTGCACCACAAACCCGCCGGCGGGCAGCTCTCGGCGCTGGACCTGACCGGCGAGCCGCTGGCGGTCGCGGCCAACCTGGACGTCTTTGGGGCGGACGGTACTTCCAGCGCTTGGTCAGGCAAAGCGGTGCAGTCGGTGCAACTCGAGGGTGCCGGTCGGGCCTACGTCTGGAGCGGTGGTCGGGCGTATGTCTGGAGCGGCGGCAACGGCGTGGTCGGCGGCATTCCCGAGAACAGCGAAGCGTGGAACCAGATCGGCCTGCCAGTTGCCTGGGCCGCCGCGCCGAAGCTGGGCGAGGGTATCAAGGTGGCGGTGATCGACACCGGCATCGACCTTCAGCACGAGATGTTCCAGGGATCTCTGGTCGGGCCACAGGACCAGTGGGACTTCGTCAACAACGACCCGGTGCCGCAGGAAGAAGGCAGCTTCTCCGACGAAGCCTTTGGCCACGGCACCAACGTGGCGAGCATCGTGCTGCAGATCGCGCCGCACGCCAAGATCATGCCGCTCCGGGTGCTTACGCCCAATGGCGGCGGCGACGAAACCACGGTGGCCCAAGCCATCAACTTCGCCGTCGCTCACGGCGCCCGGGTCATCAACTTGTCGCTCGGTTCGGTCACCAAGTCCGATACCATCAAGAGGATGGTCGATTACGCTGCCAGTAAAGGCGTGGCGGTCATCGCCTCGTCAGGCAACACCGGCAACGAGCGCATCACCTTCCCGGCGCAGGACGCCAGCGGCAAGTACATGATGGCCGTCGGCAGCGTCGATCACTCCGACAAGAAATCGGACTTTTCCACCTATGGCGACCGCATTGGCGTGATGGCCCCCGGCGAAGTGGTGTGGGGTCCGGTGCCGGGCAACCTCTTCTCATATTGGAGCGGCACCTCGATGGCCGCACCAATGGTAGCCGGCAGCTTCGCGCTGGCGCTGGGTCAGACACTCAAGGCCGGCATCAAGCCGGAAGACCTGATGGAACTGATGCGCAGAAACGCCCAGGACGTTCGGGAGCTCAACAAGAGCTACGGCTACGGCGACAAGGTCAAGCGTCGTCTGGACGTCGGCAGCTTCATTCTGGCCGCCACTCAACCTTAA
- a CDS encoding thiolase family protein codes for MREAVIVSAVRTPVGRGVKGTLANTRPDDLAALVMKEALARVKVDPAIVEDVIFGCAIPEAEQGLNVARLAALQAGFPDSVGGVTVNRFCSSGLQTIAMAAAAIQAGQFDVILAGGVESMSMVPMSGHNPSPNLSLVDKRPEAYINMGLTAENVAAKYGVSKEDQDAFAVRSHQRAAAAQDAGKFKGEIVPVPVRVDKVKGTKVTSQTLMYAEDELIRRDTTLEGLAKLKPAFKVNGSVTAGNASPFSDGASAVLVMSREKADELGLEPLAKFVGFTVAGVGPEVMGIGPVEAVPKVLKQNGLTLDDIDLIELNEAFAAQSLAVIRTLGMNEEITNVNGGAIALGHPLGCSGAKLTTTAIHELRRRGGGKALITMCIGGGMGAAGIIEVYPPAAQAAD; via the coding sequence ATGCGTGAAGCTGTCATCGTTTCTGCCGTTCGCACCCCGGTCGGGCGCGGCGTCAAAGGAACTCTCGCCAACACCCGCCCCGACGATCTGGCCGCCCTGGTCATGAAAGAAGCGCTCGCGCGCGTCAAGGTCGATCCGGCCATCGTCGAGGACGTGATCTTCGGCTGCGCCATTCCCGAAGCCGAGCAGGGCCTCAACGTGGCCCGGCTGGCCGCCTTGCAGGCCGGCTTTCCCGATTCGGTGGGCGGCGTGACCGTCAATAGGTTTTGCTCCTCGGGTCTGCAGACCATCGCCATGGCGGCGGCGGCGATTCAGGCTGGGCAGTTCGATGTGATCCTGGCCGGCGGCGTCGAGAGCATGAGCATGGTGCCGATGAGCGGCCACAACCCCAGTCCCAACCTCTCGCTGGTGGACAAGCGCCCGGAAGCCTACATCAACATGGGCCTGACCGCCGAGAATGTGGCGGCCAAGTATGGAGTCAGCAAGGAAGACCAGGACGCCTTCGCGGTGCGCAGCCACCAGCGGGCCGCCGCCGCCCAGGACGCCGGCAAGTTCAAAGGCGAGATCGTGCCGGTGCCGGTGCGGGTCGACAAGGTGAAGGGTACCAAGGTCACCTCCCAGACGCTGATGTACGCCGAGGACGAACTCATCCGCCGCGACACCACCCTGGAAGGGCTCGCCAAGCTCAAGCCCGCCTTCAAGGTGAACGGCTCGGTGACGGCCGGCAACGCCTCGCCCTTTTCCGACGGCGCCTCGGCGGTGCTGGTGATGAGCCGCGAGAAGGCTGACGAACTGGGCCTGGAACCGCTGGCAAAATTCGTCGGCTTCACGGTGGCGGGTGTAGGGCCGGAAGTGATGGGCATCGGGCCGGTGGAGGCGGTGCCCAAGGTGCTGAAGCAAAACGGCCTGACCCTGGACGACATCGACCTGATCGAGCTCAACGAGGCCTTCGCCGCCCAGAGCCTCGCCGTGATACGCACCCTGGGCATGAACGAGGAGATCACCAACGTCAACGGCGGCGCCATCGCACTGGGTCACCCACTGGGCTGCTCGGGGGCCAAGCTGACCACCACCGCCATTCACGAACTGCGCCGGCGGGGCGGCGGCAAAGCGCTGATCACCATGTGTATCGGCGGCGGCATGGGCGCGGCCGGCATCATCGAGGTCTACCCCCCCGCCGCGCAGGCCGCCGACTGA
- a CDS encoding alpha/beta hydrolase yields the protein MTPRSSFPLVARVLLGVGLGVAATLGTGWYYADELVRARPVKRPVPRTRVWSVSREGTETLLKLTRNAVTARAGVLTLDWDRADGGALLGPVIEGGSGWVTRPLLRGGVYLHPGLSVRPSSMGLGTPAGRGLVFDNLTLEGEHGPLPAWFVPGQPAAGQSGEATTDWVIIMHGYQGLRQDALRFLPTYHDLGLNSLVVTYRNAHGAGRTPQGVYRLSADEWEDLEVAVRYARAQGARRIVLMGLSMGGSITLAFMRRSPLSQHIDGVILDSPALEWRELIRHHAVRYRLPVFLAPIVAKLTTLKSGQDFDAVDHFQHAHVYDRHMLIFHGSADNTVPVRQLDRLAEARPDLIEYVRVEGGEHLRNWNMDPERYERHLRQYLHRMLGSAGSSPTTSSSKENPHA from the coding sequence ATGACCCCCAGATCTTCCTTTCCCCTCGTGGCCCGCGTCCTGCTCGGCGTGGGGCTCGGCGTGGCGGCGACCCTCGGCACCGGCTGGTACTACGCCGACGAACTGGTGCGGGCGCGGCCGGTCAAGCGCCCGGTTCCGCGCACGCGGGTATGGTCGGTGTCGCGGGAAGGCACCGAGACGCTGCTCAAGCTCACCCGCAACGCCGTCACCGCCCGCGCCGGGGTGCTGACGCTCGACTGGGACAGGGCCGACGGCGGGGCGCTGCTGGGGCCGGTCATCGAGGGCGGCTCCGGCTGGGTGACCCGGCCCCTGCTGCGCGGCGGCGTGTACCTGCACCCCGGCCTCTCGGTGCGCCCGAGTTCGATGGGCCTGGGCACCCCGGCGGGGCGGGGGCTGGTGTTCGACAACCTGACGCTGGAAGGCGAGCACGGTCCGCTGCCGGCCTGGTTCGTGCCGGGTCAGCCGGCGGCCGGGCAAAGCGGCGAGGCCACCACAGACTGGGTGATCATCATGCACGGCTACCAGGGCCTGCGCCAGGACGCCCTGCGCTTCCTGCCCACCTACCACGACCTGGGCCTGAATAGCCTGGTGGTCACCTACCGCAATGCCCACGGCGCCGGGCGCACCCCGCAGGGCGTGTACCGCCTCAGCGCCGACGAATGGGAAGACCTGGAGGTGGCCGTCAGGTACGCCCGTGCCCAGGGAGCCAGGCGCATCGTGCTGATGGGCCTGAGCATGGGCGGCAGCATCACCCTGGCGTTCATGCGCCGTAGCCCGCTTTCCCAGCACATCGACGGCGTGATTCTCGATTCGCCCGCGCTGGAATGGCGCGAACTCATTCGCCACCACGCCGTGCGCTACCGGCTGCCGGTGTTCCTGGCGCCCATCGTCGCCAAACTCACCACCCTCAAGAGCGGCCAGGACTTCGACGCAGTGGACCACTTCCAGCACGCCCACGTCTACGACCGCCACATGCTGATCTTTCACGGCAGCGCCGACAACACCGTGCCGGTCCGGCAGCTCGACCGCCTGGCCGAGGCGCGGCCCGACCTGATCGAGTACGTGCGGGTCGAGGGCGGCGAGCACCTGCGCAACTGGAACATGGACCCCGAACGCTACGAGCGCCACCTGCGCCAGTACCTGCACCGGATGCTGGGAAGTGCCGGTTCCTCCCCCACCACCTCTAGCTCCAAGGAGAATCCCCATGCGTGA
- a CDS encoding 3-hydroxyacyl-CoA dehydrogenase/enoyl-CoA hydratase family protein, translating into MGAAIAAQLANAGIPVVLLDIVLPDKPDRNFLAKAGVERALKASPAAFMAPENAKLITVGNLEDDLAKLKDADWIIEAIIEKLDAKRALWEKVEQVAKKTAIISSNSSGIPMHLQIEGRSEDFQQRFVGAHFFNPPRYLHLLEVIPTDKTSPEVLAAFSRFADHTLGKGVVVANDVPGFVGNRIGVYGMVRAMKRMEETGLTPAVVDLLTGPAIGRPKSATFRTADLSGLDIIYHVANDIGAVTGDDEDFTLTGTFRQLVEDKKWLGDKTGSGFYKKTKDERGKTKILTLNLDTLEYEDQPPAKVAVLDALKGRPLGERIKGLYEAEGKEGDFMRGVMNDGFWYAAKMAGTVSGRLQDIDNALKWGFGWEQGPFETMDALGVQTVIGNLEKEGRTLSPLLQKMKDEGRDRFYAGEQIVDARGDLQPYQAPYLILSDLKKDASKVIKKSGGASLLDLGDGVLLLEFHAKMNALGEDAIRMIFTAHKTVQELGYAGLVVGNQGEHFSAGANLPLILSQAQDEEWDELDAAIKLFQQATTSLRFSPHPVVAAPFNLTLGGGTELSLHADAVVASAETYMGLVEVGVGLIPGGGGTKEMLLRFTDQVLPGQPLLPAVQRAFELIGTAKVSTSAQDARKLGFLRSSDETVMNRDNLLAQAKRKVLELAPDYVQPTMRQDIPVMGEAAIGAIKSALYGLVEGGYASKYDREVSLQLANVLSGGSTNNRQARVSEQHLLDLEREAFLALCGKKGTQDRIAHMLKTGKPLRN; encoded by the coding sequence ATGGGCGCGGCCATCGCCGCCCAGCTCGCCAACGCCGGCATTCCGGTGGTGCTGCTCGACATCGTGCTGCCCGACAAGCCCGACCGCAACTTCCTGGCCAAGGCCGGCGTCGAGCGGGCCCTCAAAGCCAGCCCGGCCGCCTTCATGGCCCCCGAAAACGCCAAGCTGATCACGGTGGGCAACCTCGAAGACGACCTCGCCAAGCTCAAAGACGCCGACTGGATCATCGAGGCAATCATCGAAAAGCTCGACGCCAAACGCGCCCTGTGGGAAAAAGTCGAGCAGGTCGCCAAGAAGACGGCCATCATCTCCAGCAACTCGTCGGGCATTCCGATGCACCTGCAAATCGAGGGCCGCAGCGAGGACTTCCAGCAAAGGTTCGTGGGCGCCCACTTCTTCAACCCGCCCCGGTACCTGCACCTCCTGGAAGTCATTCCGACCGACAAGACCAGCCCCGAAGTGCTCGCCGCCTTCAGCCGCTTCGCTGACCACACCCTCGGCAAGGGCGTGGTCGTCGCCAACGACGTGCCGGGCTTTGTCGGCAACCGCATCGGCGTGTACGGCATGGTGCGGGCCATGAAGCGCATGGAGGAAACCGGCCTGACTCCGGCGGTGGTGGACCTGCTGACCGGCCCGGCCATCGGCCGCCCCAAGAGCGCCACCTTCCGCACCGCCGACCTTTCCGGCCTGGACATCATCTACCACGTCGCCAACGACATCGGCGCGGTGACCGGCGACGACGAGGACTTTACCCTGACCGGCACCTTCCGCCAGCTGGTCGAGGACAAGAAGTGGCTGGGTGACAAGACCGGCAGCGGCTTTTACAAGAAAACCAAGGACGAGCGCGGCAAGACCAAGATCCTGACCCTCAACCTGGACACCCTGGAGTACGAGGACCAGCCGCCTGCCAAGGTCGCGGTGCTCGACGCCCTGAAGGGCAGGCCGCTGGGCGAGCGCATCAAGGGCCTCTACGAAGCCGAGGGCAAGGAAGGCGACTTCATGCGCGGCGTGATGAACGACGGCTTCTGGTACGCCGCCAAGATGGCCGGCACCGTTTCGGGGCGCCTGCAGGACATCGACAACGCCCTGAAGTGGGGCTTCGGCTGGGAGCAGGGACCGTTCGAGACGATGGACGCCCTGGGCGTGCAGACCGTCATCGGCAACCTGGAGAAAGAAGGCCGGACGCTGTCGCCCCTGCTGCAGAAGATGAAAGACGAGGGCCGCGACAGGTTCTACGCCGGAGAGCAGATTGTGGACGCGCGCGGCGACCTGCAGCCGTATCAGGCACCGTACCTGATCCTCAGCGACCTGAAAAAGGACGCCAGCAAGGTCATCAAGAAGTCCGGCGGCGCCAGCCTCCTCGACCTGGGCGACGGGGTGCTGCTGCTGGAATTCCACGCCAAGATGAACGCCCTAGGCGAGGACGCCATCCGGATGATCTTCACAGCGCACAAAACGGTGCAGGAACTCGGCTACGCGGGGCTGGTCGTGGGCAACCAGGGCGAGCACTTCAGCGCCGGGGCCAACCTGCCGCTGATCCTGTCACAGGCCCAGGACGAGGAGTGGGACGAACTCGACGCGGCCATCAAGCTCTTTCAGCAGGCCACCACCAGCCTGAGGTTCAGCCCGCACCCGGTGGTCGCGGCCCCCTTCAACCTGACGCTGGGCGGCGGCACCGAGCTGAGCCTGCACGCCGACGCGGTGGTGGCCAGCGCCGAGACATACATGGGCCTGGTCGAGGTCGGGGTGGGATTGATTCCCGGCGGCGGCGGCACCAAGGAAATGCTGCTGCGCTTCACCGATCAGGTGCTGCCAGGCCAGCCGCTGCTCCCGGCGGTGCAGCGCGCCTTCGAGCTCATCGGCACCGCCAAGGTCAGCACCAGCGCCCAGGACGCCCGCAAGCTGGGTTTCCTGCGCTCCAGCGACGAGACGGTGATGAACCGCGACAACCTGCTCGCGCAGGCCAAACGCAAGGTGCTCGAGCTCGCTCCCGACTACGTGCAGCCCACCATGCGCCAGGACATCCCGGTGATGGGCGAGGCGGCCATCGGCGCCATCAAGAGCGCCCTCTACGGCCTGGTGGAAGGCGGCTACGCTTCCAAGTACGACCGCGAGGTGAGCCTGCAGCTCGCCAATGTCCTCTCCGGGGGCTCGACCAACAACCGCCAGGCCAGGGTGAGCGAGCAGCACCTGCTCGACCTGGAGCGCGAGGCGTTCCTGGCCCTGTGCGGCAAGAAAGGCACCCAGGACCGCATCGCCCACATGCTCAAGACCGGCAAGCCGCTGCGCAACTGA
- a CDS encoding ATP-binding protein, with translation MLELKVLGRPQVQVAGAALKLAPKRLALMAYLALEGRRGALPRAELCRVLWSGHEAESARRNLRQELHRLKQTPLSAHLHLTPEHVELLDYRCDALDFAALGAAVPDPARLTAALSLYGGPLLAEVDLPDEGVDEWLRLKRAELHQRFLEWRRVQAAELAQQGDLTGAVEALSALLDAGDEAAYGETMRLQARLGQREAALHTFARLEMALGELNLTPTPEILTLRDRLRALPAAPQAGSLSRPPLIGRDALLLDLETHLTSRGGLVLIEGEPGIGKTAVLDALARRWGLGLRLQGREESAATPFSPISEALRLHLGHLAALPAAWRRELARLLPELEGPEPPLPQRGDEGRARFLAALSAALEHLLGGGLLHLDDLHWFDAASLEVLGLLWRGGGWRAVASARPLERSRNAALDRLLGALTRRGVAEQRTLTPLSETETLQLVRALSSPHGGVRFAQRLFQSTQGHPLFVLETLKALFEAGELREEGGRWHTDFDSATEDYRELPMPGSVRAAVRSRLALLGDAARQLLSSAALLGEAFSLAELEGSTPLSAWAQLDALEAVLGAGLIEPSEMGSRRYRFSHHLVQRALLEDLSAERRRWLHQQLSVTLERLQVPAARLAVHLEGASQLRRAAAAHLQAAGEAQAVYAHREALFHLERAVGCGLDAPAAFEAHLQRAAVYRTLDDKARWEDALRAARAVAAVPAEWRRLELMEAELAFYRGRYEAVLARTQALWNAADATPEQRGWLGLWAGNAHSRTAQLAEAAGWYGRALQAAPAEAHELRGRLLNAWAYACYVRSDLAGGREKAAEAMACFEAAQHRKGQAMVHNTLGSLAYAAGEYAQAAAAYAEAYRHSLDIGDLPSQRLALTNLAGTHLTLGQPGEALEAVNRGLELLEDLPDPYAERLFYEDLFDIYTLRHQPDKALASLERSLALADQHGWADWSAEGRIKKLEVLLSAETGPLLGAEGQALLGDIQARLPALPTALRRSCEEQLARLAGQLGAVTPTSRPPL, from the coding sequence GTGCTCGAACTCAAGGTGCTGGGTCGTCCACAAGTGCAGGTTGCCGGCGCGGCGCTGAAACTGGCGCCCAAGCGTCTGGCGCTGATGGCTTATCTGGCGCTGGAAGGCCGTCGGGGGGCGCTGCCCCGCGCTGAGCTGTGCCGGGTGCTGTGGAGTGGCCACGAGGCCGAGAGCGCCCGGCGCAACTTGCGTCAGGAACTGCACCGCCTCAAGCAGACGCCGCTGAGCGCACACCTGCACCTCACGCCCGAACACGTCGAACTGCTGGACTACCGCTGCGACGCGCTGGACTTCGCGGCCCTGGGCGCCGCCGTGCCGGACCCGGCGCGGCTGACGGCGGCGCTGAGCCTGTACGGCGGGCCGCTGCTGGCCGAGGTGGACCTTCCCGACGAGGGCGTCGACGAATGGCTGCGCCTGAAGCGTGCCGAGCTGCACCAGCGCTTTCTGGAATGGCGACGCGTCCAGGCCGCCGAGCTGGCGCAGCAGGGCGACCTCACCGGCGCAGTCGAGGCGCTCTCGGCGCTGCTCGACGCGGGCGACGAAGCGGCCTACGGCGAAACGATGCGGTTGCAGGCCCGGCTGGGCCAGCGCGAAGCGGCACTGCACACCTTCGCCCGGCTGGAAATGGCCCTGGGCGAGCTGAACCTGACGCCCACCCCGGAGATTCTGACGCTGCGCGATCGGCTGCGCGCGCTGCCCGCCGCGCCGCAAGCCGGAAGCCTCAGCCGTCCGCCGCTGATCGGCCGCGACGCCCTGCTGCTCGATCTGGAAACGCACCTGACCAGTCGCGGCGGCCTGGTCCTGATCGAGGGTGAACCGGGAATCGGCAAGACGGCCGTGCTCGACGCCCTGGCACGGCGCTGGGGGCTGGGGCTGCGCCTCCAGGGCCGCGAGGAAAGTGCGGCCACGCCGTTCTCGCCGATCAGCGAGGCGCTGCGGCTGCACCTGGGGCACCTGGCCGCCCTGCCCGCCGCCTGGCGGCGCGAGTTGGCCCGGCTGCTGCCGGAACTCGAAGGCCCGGAGCCGCCGCTGCCCCAGCGGGGCGACGAGGGCCGCGCCCGTTTTCTCGCGGCGCTGAGTGCGGCCCTGGAACACCTGCTCGGCGGCGGCCTGCTGCACCTCGACGATCTGCACTGGTTCGACGCCGCCAGTCTGGAAGTGCTGGGCCTGCTGTGGCGCGGGGGTGGCTGGCGGGCGGTGGCGAGCGCCCGGCCGCTGGAGCGCTCACGCAACGCCGCCCTGGACAGGCTGCTCGGCGCACTCACCCGGCGCGGCGTGGCCGAGCAGCGCACCCTGACGCCTCTCAGCGAAACCGAGACCCTGCAGCTGGTGCGCGCGCTGTCGTCGCCGCATGGCGGGGTGCGCTTTGCCCAGCGGCTTTTCCAGAGCACGCAAGGGCACCCGCTGTTTGTGCTCGAAACCCTGAAGGCCCTGTTCGAGGCTGGTGAGCTGCGCGAGGAGGGGGGACGCTGGCACACCGATTTCGATTCGGCCACCGAGGACTACCGCGAATTGCCGATGCCCGGCAGCGTGCGGGCGGCGGTGCGCTCGCGCCTGGCGCTGCTCGGTGACGCTGCCCGGCAACTGCTGAGCAGCGCGGCGCTGCTGGGCGAGGCGTTCTCGCTGGCCGAGCTGGAGGGCAGCACGCCGCTGAGTGCCTGGGCACAGCTCGACGCCCTGGAGGCGGTGCTGGGGGCCGGGCTGATCGAACCCAGTGAGATGGGGAGCCGGCGCTACCGCTTCTCGCACCACCTGGTGCAGCGCGCGCTGCTCGAAGACCTGAGCGCCGAGCGCCGCCGCTGGCTGCACCAGCAGCTGAGCGTGACCCTGGAGCGCCTGCAGGTGCCGGCCGCCCGCCTGGCGGTGCATCTGGAAGGGGCCTCGCAGCTGCGCCGCGCCGCCGCCGCCCACCTCCAGGCGGCCGGGGAGGCCCAGGCGGTCTATGCCCACCGCGAAGCGCTGTTTCATCTGGAGCGGGCGGTGGGGTGCGGGCTGGACGCGCCGGCGGCCTTCGAAGCGCACCTGCAACGGGCGGCGGTGTACCGCACCCTGGACGACAAGGCCCGCTGGGAAGACGCCCTGAGGGCGGCGCGCGCCGTGGCTGCCGTTCCCGCCGAGTGGCGCCGGCTGGAACTGATGGAAGCCGAGCTGGCCTTCTACCGGGGGCGTTACGAAGCGGTGCTGGCGCGCACCCAGGCGCTGTGGAACGCCGCCGACGCGACTCCCGAGCAGCGCGGCTGGCTGGGCCTGTGGGCCGGCAACGCCCACAGCCGCACCGCCCAGCTTGCCGAGGCGGCCGGGTGGTACGGGCGGGCGCTGCAGGCCGCCCCGGCAGAGGCGCACGAGCTGCGCGGCCGGCTGCTCAACGCCTGGGCCTACGCCTGTTATGTGCGCTCGGACCTGGCGGGGGGACGGGAAAAGGCGGCCGAGGCGATGGCCTGCTTCGAGGCCGCCCAGCACCGCAAAGGGCAGGCGATGGTGCACAACACGCTGGGCTCGCTGGCCTATGCGGCGGGCGAGTACGCGCAGGCGGCGGCGGCCTACGCCGAGGCCTACCGGCATTCGCTGGACATCGGCGACCTGCCGTCGCAGCGCCTGGCCCTCACCAACCTGGCCGGCACCCACCTGACGCTGGGGCAGCCCGGCGAAGCGCTCGAAGCGGTCAACAGGGGCCTGGAACTTCTCGAGGACCTGCCCGACCCCTATGCCGAGCGCCTCTTCTACGAGGACCTGTTCGACATCTACACCCTGCGCCACCAGCCCGACAAGGCGCTGGCGAGCCTGGAGCGCAGCCTGGCGCTGGCCGATCAGCACGGCTGGGCCGACTGGAGCGCCGAGGGCCGGATCAAGAAGCTGGAGGTGCTGCTCTCCGCCGAAACGGGGCCGCTGCTTGGAGCCGAAGGTCAGGCGCTGCTCGGCGACATCCAGGCCCGGCTGCCGGCGCTGCCCACCGCGCTGCGCCGCAGCTGCGAAGAGCAGCTCGCGCGCCTCGCGGGGCAGCTGGGCGCCGTAACGCCCACGTCACGCCCACCGCTTTAA
- a CDS encoding Ig-like domain-containing protein, whose translation MKPAAVHFKFVLLGAVLTLGLAACHTSAPPPPAGDTQPPSVTLTAAPTTLTTAGPVSLTATASDNVGVSKVEFYDGATKLGEVSAAPYTFNDSPSSNGTHAYSAKAYDAAGNVGVSGVQNVSVTIVSGPTGGLWDTSTWDNALFE comes from the coding sequence ATGAAGCCCGCCGCTGTTCATTTCAAGTTCGTGCTGCTGGGCGCCGTCCTCACCCTGGGGCTGGCCGCCTGCCATACCAGTGCGCCGCCACCGCCGGCCGGCGACACCCAGCCGCCCAGCGTGACCCTGACGGCCGCGCCCACCACCCTCACCACCGCCGGGCCGGTCAGCCTGACGGCCACCGCCAGCGACAACGTGGGCGTGAGCAAGGTGGAGTTCTACGACGGCGCCACCAAGCTCGGCGAGGTCAGCGCCGCGCCGTACACCTTCAACGACTCGCCCAGCAGCAACGGAACCCACGCCTACAGCGCCAAAGCCTACGACGCGGCTGGAAACGTCGGCGTCTCGGGCGTGCAGAACGTCAGCGTGACCATCGTCAGCGGTCCGACCGGCGGTCTCTGGGACACCAGCACCTGGGACAACGCGCTGTTCGAGTAA
- a CDS encoding DUF7452 domain-containing protein, protein MNKTAVCLLLSFGLSVAAAAPFTTPNSFTAGTQIKSAMMNENFQAIQTELRRLSFSAFIHTAAGGSYVSCIDNPLTNGDPNAIVNFSHRWTSVYYSSPFGIYYNGSKWCIFSEVTSQTIAAGTKFNVVVYK, encoded by the coding sequence ATGAACAAGACTGCCGTTTGCCTGCTGCTCTCGTTTGGCCTCTCTGTCGCCGCCGCCGCGCCGTTCACCACGCCCAACTCCTTCACCGCCGGCACCCAGATCAAGTCGGCCATGATGAACGAGAACTTCCAGGCGATTCAAACCGAACTGCGCCGGTTGTCGTTCAGCGCCTTCATTCATACGGCGGCGGGCGGCTCGTATGTCAGCTGCATCGACAATCCGCTGACCAACGGCGACCCCAACGCCATCGTGAACTTCTCGCACCGCTGGACGTCGGTGTACTACTCGAGCCCCTTCGGGATCTACTACAACGGCAGCAAGTGGTGCATCTTCTCCGAGGTCACGTCGCAGACCATCGCCGCCGGAACGAAGTTCAACGTGGTGGTGTACAAGTAA